A portion of the Bacteroides faecium genome contains these proteins:
- the pncB gene encoding nicotinate phosphoribosyltransferase, whose protein sequence is MIVRTLLDTDLYKFTTSYAYIKLFPNAMGKFSFHDRNETEYTEEFLERLKNEIDKLSRLRLTEEELEYMTRNCRFLPRVYWEWLSSFRFHPDKIKIHLDKAHHLRIEVSDFLYKATLYEVPLLAIVSEIKNQFFGNVADMDEILCKLSEKVELSNRHQLRFSEFGTRRRFSVHVQETVIGKLKETAQYCTGTSNCYFAMKYDMKMMGTHPHEWFMFHGAQFGYKHANYMALENWVNVYDGDLGIALSDTYTSGIFLSNLSRKQAKLFDGVRCDSGNEFEFIDSLVSRYKELGIDATTKTIVFSNALDFTKALEIQEYCKNKIRCSFGIGTNLTNDTGFEPSNIVMKLTQCKMNVNQEWRECIKLSDDEGKHTGSPEEVQACLHELRLNR, encoded by the coding sequence ATGATTGTTAGAACGCTACTGGATACAGACCTCTATAAGTTTACCACATCGTACGCTTATATCAAACTATTTCCCAATGCAATGGGGAAGTTCAGCTTCCATGATAGAAATGAGACTGAATATACTGAAGAATTTCTGGAAAGGCTTAAAAATGAAATTGATAAGCTAAGCCGATTGAGACTTACAGAAGAAGAACTGGAATATATGACACGGAATTGCCGGTTCCTTCCGAGAGTTTACTGGGAATGGCTGTCATCCTTCCGCTTTCATCCGGATAAAATCAAGATACATTTGGATAAGGCGCATCATCTTCGCATCGAAGTCAGTGATTTTCTCTATAAAGCTACCCTGTATGAAGTACCTTTGCTTGCCATTGTATCCGAAATAAAGAACCAGTTCTTCGGCAATGTAGCCGATATGGATGAAATCTTATGCAAATTATCGGAGAAAGTGGAACTGTCCAATCGACATCAGTTACGTTTCTCAGAGTTCGGTACGCGGCGGAGATTCTCTGTCCATGTGCAGGAGACGGTTATCGGAAAATTAAAAGAAACGGCGCAGTATTGCACAGGCACTTCCAACTGCTATTTTGCGATGAAGTACGACATGAAAATGATGGGTACTCATCCGCATGAGTGGTTCATGTTTCATGGAGCACAATTCGGATATAAACACGCCAACTACATGGCGCTCGAAAACTGGGTGAATGTCTATGACGGTGATTTGGGCATTGCCTTATCCGATACTTATACTTCCGGTATCTTCCTCAGCAATCTCAGCCGCAAACAGGCGAAACTGTTTGACGGTGTCCGCTGCGATTCCGGTAATGAATTTGAATTTATAGACAGCCTGGTATCCCGTTACAAGGAACTGGGAATTGACGCGACCACCAAGACTATCGTTTTCAGCAATGCCCTCGATTTCACAAAAGCACTGGAGATTCAGGAATATTGCAAGAACAAAATCCGTTGTTCCTTCGGCATCGGGACAAATCTCACCAATGACACCGGATTCGAGCCTTCGAACATTGTCATGAAGCTGACACAATGCAAGATGAATGTCAATCAGGAATGGCGGGAATGTATCAAGCTATCCGATGACGAAGGCAAACATACCGGTAGTCCGGAAGAAGTACAGGCATGTTTGCATGAATTGAGACTGAATAGATGA
- a CDS encoding helix-turn-helix domain-containing protein, protein MPSPLRIIYERIITEAKRLLQNSPEIANILRLENVCTFSHFFKSMTGENVSDYRKRQKKF, encoded by the coding sequence TTGCCATCCCCACTCCGAATCATTTACGAAAGAATCATCACAGAAGCCAAACGCCTGCTGCAGAACAGTCCGGAAATCGCCAATATCCTGAGACTCGAAAATGTATGCACATTCAGCCATTTTTTCAAGAGCATGACAGGAGAGAATGTATCGGATTACCGGAAAAGGCAGAAAAAGTTCTGA
- the accC gene encoding acetyl-CoA carboxylase biotin carboxylase subunit, translated as MIKRILVANRGEIAVRVMRSCREMEITSIAIFSEADRTAKHVLYADEAYCVGPAASKESYLNIEKIIEVAKANHADAIHPGYGFLSENAAFARRCQEEGIIFIGPNPETMEAMGDKISARIKMIEAGVPVVPGTQENLKSVEEAVELCNKIGYPVMLKASMGGGGKGMRLIHSAEEVEEAYTTAKSESLSSFGDDTVYLEKFVEEPHHIEFQILGDKHGNVIHLCERECSVQRRNQKIVEETPSVFVTPELRKDMGEKAVAAAKAVNYIGAGTIEFLVDKHHNYYFLEMNTRLQVEHPITEEVIGVDLVKEQIKVADGQVLQLKQEDIKQRGHAIECRICAEDTEMNFMPSPGIIKQITEPNGIGVRIDSYVYEGYEIPIYYDPMIGKLIVWATNREYAIERMRRVLHEYKLTGVKNNISYLRAIMDTPDFVEGHYDTGFIAKNGEHLRQCIMRTSERAENIALIAAYMDYLMNLEENSGDTTDNRPISKWKEFGLHKGVLRI; from the coding sequence ATGATAAAAAGAATCTTAGTAGCCAATCGCGGTGAGATAGCCGTGAGGGTGATGCGCTCCTGCCGGGAGATGGAAATAACGAGTATTGCGATATTTTCCGAGGCAGACCGGACTGCAAAGCACGTGCTCTACGCAGACGAAGCATATTGTGTAGGTCCCGCCGCATCTAAAGAGAGTTATCTGAATATAGAAAAAATCATCGAAGTGGCGAAAGCGAACCACGCAGACGCCATTCATCCGGGATATGGCTTCCTGTCCGAGAATGCGGCTTTTGCACGACGCTGCCAGGAAGAAGGCATTATCTTTATCGGTCCCAATCCGGAAACAATGGAAGCAATGGGCGACAAGATTTCCGCCCGCATCAAGATGATTGAAGCCGGAGTGCCCGTTGTGCCCGGCACACAAGAAAACCTAAAAAGTGTGGAAGAAGCCGTGGAGCTTTGCAATAAAATCGGTTATCCGGTGATGCTGAAAGCCTCTATGGGTGGCGGTGGAAAAGGGATGCGCCTTATCCACAGCGCGGAAGAAGTGGAAGAGGCCTATACAACTGCCAAAAGCGAATCTCTTTCTTCTTTCGGTGACGATACGGTTTATCTGGAGAAGTTCGTGGAAGAGCCTCATCACATTGAGTTTCAGATTCTGGGTGACAAGCATGGAAACGTGATTCATCTTTGCGAACGCGAATGTTCCGTGCAACGCCGCAATCAGAAGATTGTGGAAGAAACTCCTTCGGTTTTCGTCACTCCGGAATTGCGGAAAGATATGGGAGAAAAAGCGGTGGCTGCCGCAAAAGCCGTTAATTATATCGGTGCGGGAACTATCGAGTTCCTGGTGGACAAACACCACAACTATTACTTCCTCGAAATGAACACCCGCCTGCAAGTGGAACACCCCATTACGGAAGAAGTAATCGGTGTAGACCTCGTAAAAGAGCAGATAAAGGTAGCCGACGGACAGGTTCTCCAACTGAAACAGGAAGATATCAAGCAGCGCGGACACGCTATCGAATGTCGTATCTGTGCTGAAGATACGGAAATGAATTTCATGCCGAGCCCGGGAATCATCAAGCAGATTACAGAACCAAACGGTATCGGAGTGCGTATCGACAGTTATGTGTACGAAGGATACGAGATTCCTATTTATTATGACCCGATGATTGGCAAACTGATAGTGTGGGCTACCAACCGCGAATATGCTATCGAACGGATGCGCCGCGTGCTTCACGAATACAAGCTGACGGGAGTCAAGAATAATATCAGTTACCTACGTGCCATCATGGATACGCCCGATTTTGTGGAAGGCCATTACGATACCGGATTCATCGCCAAGAACGGTGAGCACCTGCGTCAGTGCATCATGCGAACCAGCGAACGTGCCGAGAATATTGCGTTGATTGCCGCCTACATGGATTACCTGATGAATCTTGAAGAGAACAGCGGTGACACTACCGACAACCGTCCTATCAGTAAATGGAAAGAATTCGGATTGCATAAAGGCGTACTTCGTATCTAA
- a CDS encoding thioredoxin family protein, producing MKEKKVAREERNQEKLANADWVMAEFYATWCPHCQRMKPVVEEFKKLMEGTIEVVEVDVDQETALTDFYTIEATPTFILLRKGQQLWRQSGELTLERLERAVKGFKS from the coding sequence ATGAAAGAGAAGAAAGTAGCTCGTGAGGAACGGAATCAAGAGAAGCTGGCTAATGCCGATTGGGTAATGGCGGAATTTTACGCAACGTGGTGTCCTCATTGCCAGCGTATGAAACCTGTCGTTGAGGAATTTAAGAAATTAATGGAAGGCACGATTGAAGTGGTGGAAGTAGATGTAGACCAGGAAACTGCCCTTACGGATTTCTACACCATCGAAGCAACGCCTACATTTATCCTTTTAAGAAAAGGACAACAACTTTGGAGACAATCCGGCGAACTTACTTTGGAAAGACTGGAAAGAGCCGTGAAGGGATTTAAATCTTGA
- a CDS encoding HigA family addiction module antitoxin, with the protein MTNLGYSFIPVHPGEIIKDELQSRGISQKRFAEVVGVSYTMLNDILNGRRPVSTDFALLVEAATGINADMLVNMQTRYNMQIARKDKNVIARLESLRKICASLL; encoded by the coding sequence ATGACTAATTTAGGATATTCTTTTATTCCAGTACATCCGGGAGAAATCATAAAAGACGAATTGCAGTCTCGCGGAATATCGCAGAAACGATTTGCGGAAGTGGTCGGAGTGTCATACACAATGCTGAATGATATTTTGAATGGACGTCGTCCTGTATCAACGGATTTTGCTTTGTTGGTTGAGGCTGCTACCGGCATTAATGCCGATATGTTAGTGAATATGCAGACAAGATATAATATGCAAATTGCCCGTAAAGACAAGAATGTGATAGCACGTTTGGAGAGCTTGCGGAAAATATGTGCTTCCTTGCTGTAG
- a CDS encoding type II toxin-antitoxin system RelE/ParE family toxin → MVIEFEKEYLSELYYEGKCNDKKHRFQPQVIRNYVKRVVTLAEALNVEVLYPLNSLNYEVLSGDKKGISSIRIDKQYRLEFRVSTTDSEPIITICSIIDITNHYK, encoded by the coding sequence ATGGTTATTGAGTTTGAAAAAGAGTATCTTTCAGAACTTTACTATGAAGGCAAATGCAACGATAAGAAACATCGTTTTCAACCTCAAGTAATAAGGAATTATGTGAAGCGGGTCGTCACTTTGGCTGAAGCACTGAATGTAGAAGTGCTTTATCCTTTAAACTCATTAAATTATGAAGTGCTGTCCGGAGATAAAAAAGGTATTTCATCTATTCGAATAGATAAACAATACCGATTGGAGTTTAGGGTATCAACTACTGATTCCGAACCAATCATAACTATTTGTTCTATTATCGATATAACGAATCATTATAAATAG
- a CDS encoding YeiH family protein — MFNEKRSSMLHGVLLIALFSCAAFYIGEMPFVKSLSFSPMIVGIILGMLYANSLRNNLPETWVPGIQFCSKKILRIGIILYGFRLTFQDVAAIGLPAMLIDVIIVVVTICGGIYLGKLLKMDRGIALLTSIGSGICGAAAILGAESTIKAKPYKTAVSVSTVVIFGTISMFLYPFLYRNGICALTPDQMGIYTGSTLHEVAHVVGAGDAMGNGISDSAIIVKMIRVMMLVPVLLITTYMVARARKKQVQKGQKFQKIAIPWFAIGFMGVIAFNSFDLLPAQLVAGINTLDTFLLTMAMTALGTETSIDKFRKAGAKPFVLALLLYIWLVVGGYFLVKYLTPYLM; from the coding sequence ATGTTCAACGAAAAAAGAAGCAGCATGTTGCACGGTGTCTTGTTGATAGCACTGTTCTCTTGTGCGGCGTTTTACATTGGTGAGATGCCTTTCGTGAAGAGTCTCTCTTTCAGTCCGATGATTGTAGGTATCATTCTGGGTATGCTTTATGCTAACAGCTTGCGGAATAATCTTCCCGAGACTTGGGTGCCGGGCATACAGTTCTGTTCGAAGAAGATTCTGCGTATCGGCATCATCTTATATGGTTTCAGATTGACTTTTCAGGATGTGGCGGCTATCGGATTGCCTGCTATGTTGATTGATGTTATTATTGTGGTGGTGACTATTTGTGGCGGTATTTATCTGGGTAAATTATTGAAAATGGACAGGGGCATTGCGTTGCTCACTTCTATCGGAAGCGGTATTTGCGGGGCTGCCGCCATTCTAGGCGCGGAGTCTACGATTAAAGCAAAACCTTATAAGACGGCAGTGTCCGTTTCTACCGTGGTAATCTTCGGTACTATCTCCATGTTTTTATATCCTTTCCTCTACCGGAATGGTATTTGTGCGCTCACTCCCGACCAAATGGGAATCTATACTGGTTCTACTCTCCACGAAGTAGCTCACGTGGTGGGAGCGGGTGACGCAATGGGAAACGGCATTTCGGATTCGGCAATAATCGTGAAGATGATTCGGGTGATGATGCTGGTTCCGGTGCTTCTGATTACTACTTATATGGTGGCAAGAGCGAGAAAGAAACAGGTACAGAAAGGGCAGAAATTTCAGAAGATTGCCATTCCCTGGTTTGCGATAGGCTTTATGGGAGTTATCGCTTTTAACTCTTTTGATTTGCTGCCTGCGCAGTTGGTTGCGGGAATTAATACACTGGATACTTTCCTGTTGACAATGGCTATGACTGCACTTGGGACGGAAACAAGCATTGACAAGTTCAGAAAAGCGGGGGCGAAACCTTTTGTCCTGGCGCTTCTTCTCTATATTTGGCTGGTAGTAGGCGGTTATTTCCTGGTGAAGTATCTCACTCCTTATTTAATGTAA
- a CDS encoding acyl-CoA carboxylase subunit beta: protein MEEINKAYATFQERDRIASLGGGVEKIEKQHESGKMTARERIGMLLDKGTFVELDKLMVHRCTNYGMDKNKIPGDGIVSGYGKIDGRQVFVYAYDFTVYGGSLSASNAKKIVKVQQLALKNGAPIIALNDSGGARIQEGIESLSGYADIFYQNTMASGVIPQISAILGPCAGGACYSPALTDFIFMVKEKSHMFVTGPDVVKTVIHEEVSKEELGGAMTHSSKSGVTHFMCNTEEELLMSIRELLSFLPQNNMDETKKQNCTDETNREDAALDTIVPADPNVPYDMKDIIERVVDNGYFFEVMPNFAKNILIGFARLAGRSVGIVANQPAYLAGVLDIDASDKASRFIRFCDCFNIPLITFEDVPGFLPGYTQENNGIIRHGAKIVYAFAEATVPKLTVITRKAYGGAYIVMNSKQTGADVNFAYPSAEIAVMGAEGAVNILFRKADAETKAKELEAYKEKFATPYQAAELGFIDEIIYPRQTRKRLIQALEMTENKMQTNPPKKHGNMPL, encoded by the coding sequence ATGGAAGAAATAAACAAAGCATATGCCACGTTCCAGGAACGTGACCGCATCGCTTCCCTCGGCGGGGGCGTTGAGAAGATAGAGAAGCAACACGAAAGCGGCAAGATGACTGCCCGCGAACGTATCGGGATGTTGCTCGACAAAGGGACATTTGTCGAGCTGGACAAGTTAATGGTTCACCGTTGCACCAACTACGGCATGGACAAGAACAAGATTCCGGGAGACGGCATCGTATCCGGTTACGGAAAGATTGACGGTCGCCAGGTATTCGTTTACGCGTATGACTTCACCGTTTACGGCGGTTCACTTTCCGCTTCCAACGCGAAAAAGATTGTGAAGGTGCAACAGTTGGCTTTAAAGAACGGCGCTCCGATTATCGCATTGAACGATTCAGGCGGTGCACGCATACAGGAAGGTATCGAGAGCCTTTCGGGATATGCGGACATTTTCTATCAGAACACAATGGCAAGCGGTGTGATTCCTCAAATCTCTGCCATTCTCGGCCCCTGTGCCGGTGGTGCCTGCTACTCTCCCGCCCTCACGGACTTTATCTTTATGGTGAAAGAAAAGAGCCACATGTTTGTGACGGGGCCCGACGTAGTGAAGACCGTTATACACGAGGAAGTAAGCAAGGAAGAACTGGGTGGAGCCATGACTCACAGCAGCAAAAGCGGAGTGACTCATTTTATGTGCAACACTGAAGAAGAACTGTTGATGAGTATCCGCGAACTGCTTTCGTTCCTGCCGCAGAATAATATGGACGAGACTAAAAAGCAGAACTGCACGGATGAAACCAACCGTGAAGACGCCGCTTTGGACACTATCGTTCCGGCAGACCCGAACGTTCCTTATGATATGAAAGATATCATTGAGCGAGTGGTGGACAACGGTTATTTCTTTGAAGTTATGCCGAACTTTGCCAAGAATATCCTCATCGGTTTTGCACGACTGGCAGGTCGTTCGGTAGGTATCGTCGCCAATCAGCCTGCCTACCTTGCCGGAGTGCTCGATATTGATGCCAGCGACAAGGCGAGCCGTTTCATCCGTTTCTGCGACTGTTTCAACATTCCGTTGATTACTTTCGAAGATGTTCCGGGATTCCTTCCGGGATACACGCAGGAAAACAACGGTATCATCCGCCACGGCGCGAAAATCGTTTATGCATTTGCGGAGGCTACCGTTCCCAAGTTGACCGTTATCACCCGTAAGGCTTATGGCGGCGCATATATCGTGATGAACTCCAAGCAGACAGGCGCGGATGTAAACTTTGCCTATCCAAGTGCGGAAATCGCAGTAATGGGTGCAGAAGGTGCGGTAAATATCCTGTTCCGCAAAGCAGACGCAGAAACCAAGGCTAAAGAACTGGAAGCTTACAAGGAAAAGTTCGCCACTCCGTATCAGGCTGCCGAACTGGGATTCATCGACGAAATCATCTATCCGAGACAAACCCGTAAACGTCTGATTCAAGCATTGGAAATGACAGAAAACAAGATGCAGACGAATCCGCCCAAGAAGCATGGAAATATGCCCTTATAA
- a CDS encoding acetyl-CoA carboxylase biotin carboxyl carrier protein subunit, with amino-acid sequence MEIHIGDRVAEVELVSKEDNKVVLTIDGKPFEADVVMAENGTCNILMDGRSANAQLIRKENGKSYKVNTHYSSFNVEIVDSQAKYLRMRKKGEDEQNDRITSPMPGKVVKIPVTAGQEVKAGDTAIVIEAMKMQSNYKVTSDCRIKEILVQEGDNITGDQTLITLEPIA; translated from the coding sequence ATGGAAATTCATATAGGTGACCGGGTGGCCGAAGTGGAACTGGTCAGCAAAGAAGATAATAAAGTGGTACTTACCATCGACGGAAAGCCGTTTGAAGCGGACGTGGTAATGGCGGAAAACGGAACCTGCAACATCCTCATGGACGGTCGCAGCGCAAACGCGCAACTCATCCGCAAGGAGAACGGAAAAAGCTATAAAGTGAACACGCATTACAGCAGTTTCAATGTTGAAATCGTAGACAGCCAGGCGAAATACCTGCGTATGCGCAAGAAAGGCGAGGACGAGCAGAACGACCGCATCACTTCCCCCATGCCGGGCAAAGTAGTAAAAATCCCCGTAACGGCAGGACAGGAAGTGAAAGCGGGAGACACCGCTATCGTTATCGAAGCCATGAAGATGCAGAGCAACTATAAAGTGACTTCGGATTGCCGTATCAAAGAAATTCTGGTTCAGGAAGGCGATAACATCACTGGTGACCAGACATTAATAACATTAGAACCGATTGCATAA
- a CDS encoding N-acetyltransferase, with protein sequence MNIDFITLTKDNIRKEHICCAFSDKKCQESYNLKKEWLKKQFENGYVFRRLNERAKVFIEYGPAENGWVPVKADNYLLINCFWVAGQYKGKGYAKALLQTAIDDALQQGKDGLVTVVGTKKFHFMSDTKWLLRQGFVVCEQLSTGFSLLVKKLNVDAPNPTFNEPARTGECPDKKGITVYFSNRCPFAEFHVMSSLKETAAKRNLPLTIIKLETMEQAQAAPTPATIFSLFYEGKFVTTDISACMDSRFDKAIAGFIK encoded by the coding sequence ATGAACATCGACTTTATCACGCTTACCAAAGACAACATAAGGAAAGAACATATCTGCTGCGCTTTCTCGGATAAGAAATGCCAGGAAAGTTATAACCTGAAAAAGGAATGGCTGAAGAAGCAATTTGAAAACGGGTATGTTTTTCGTCGTTTGAATGAGCGAGCGAAAGTATTTATCGAATACGGCCCGGCCGAAAACGGGTGGGTTCCTGTGAAGGCTGACAATTACTTGTTGATAAATTGCTTTTGGGTAGCCGGGCAGTATAAAGGAAAAGGGTATGCGAAAGCTCTGCTCCAAACTGCGATAGATGACGCTTTGCAGCAAGGCAAGGACGGTTTGGTGACAGTAGTAGGAACAAAGAAGTTTCATTTTATGAGTGATACCAAATGGCTGTTGAGACAGGGATTTGTTGTTTGCGAACAGCTTTCGACAGGATTTAGTCTGTTAGTGAAGAAATTAAATGTTGATGCTCCGAATCCGACGTTTAATGAGCCTGCACGAACAGGAGAATGCCCTGATAAAAAGGGTATCACTGTTTATTTCTCCAACCGTTGTCCGTTTGCAGAATTTCATGTGATGAGTTCTTTGAAGGAAACCGCCGCCAAAAGAAATCTGCCTTTGACGATTATAAAGCTGGAGACAATGGAGCAGGCACAGGCTGCACCTACTCCGGCTACGATATTCAGCCTGTTTTATGAAGGCAAGTTTGTCACAACGGATATCAGTGCTTGTATGGATAGCCGTTTTGATAAAGCGATAGCAGGTTTTATAAAATAG